The genomic DNA TTACATGGTGCGACTGATGTTCTTATTGGTAACAGTGGCAAAAGAAACTTCAAGTTCAATGCCTGAGCCTGAGAACATTGACGAACTAGAACAGGTGATTATAGCAAGAGCCTTGATAAACTATCGAATCAAGGAAAATATTGGCACGGGAAGCTCCTCAACTGCCCCGGTTCCATTTGCCAAGAGGTTCTTTATGCAGAACCCTAGACCAACAAGTCCACAGCCTTCTCCTGCAACTACATCGAGAATCTTACCCTTTATTTGCCCAAAACAACCTTCTAGAAGCAGCCGATCCTTGGCAGTACCTGCCGGTGTTGACAGAATTATGGCAGCAGCCTTGGAAAGCCGCAGCTACCAGCGGCCACAGCAGAGATTTGCAAACCCAGGAACAGCAGCTCCGCCTTATGTTCCTATGAGGCATTTAAGATCACCATGCCATGGGATGGCTCCACCTGTGACAATCAGAACTGCTGTACCAGTCTTCTCTGCACCTCCAATGCCTCCTCCACCTTGTACAAACAACACTCAGCTACCTTCTTCTGCGTATGTCCCATCGCTGATGCGGACCGCACAGCCCGTGAGAATTGCGCCACCTGTCACAATCAGAACCTCAGTGCCCGTTTTTGCTTCTGCACCACCTATTAGAATTAGGAAAGTGGATATCCAAACCGCTGTGAAGCCAACAGTTGATGTAGGAGAAACCCGGATGCCTTTGGTGCAAGAAAAGGAGAGAACTCCAGTCTTGCCTGATACTCTTGAAATTGGAGATGAAGGAGAGCACTACAGTCTTAAACCAATTTCAGAGAGTGCGAAAGCAGCGGcgaaggaaacagagagagcaGAATTAAAAGATTTGAAAGGAGAACCGGAGATAGCAAGAGAGCGACTGGAGAATCTAAAAATCTGATGTCTTGATGACTGTCTctgggtttagttttttttgagGTTGGTTTCTGAAAATTGTTACATTAGTAATCATCGTTCGATATTATACTCGGTGGATCGAGTAGTTTGATAATCCGAAAGATTTGTATTATATTGGGAGTTTTAGGAGGAACATGACCATCTCTGCATTGTAGAATTTGTATCAGTTTCGCTTCCTATTCAGTTTGTTTGTGTCCTTTTCTATAAATCTGTTACCTATCGTNCGGAAACAAATCGCTTATTATCTATCTTTTTTCTCATACAATTTTGATAGATTGAGAGGCTAAATGATTCATAGAGTGTGATAATCTCTTACCCCATCACCGATTGCAAACAAGCTCACAAGACGACGGTNAATCTGTTACCTATCGTCGTTCCAGTCCAGGAGTATCAAGCTCTTTTGTCTTAAACAACTATGACATAGTGGaccgttttaaaaaaaatcaaatttgcaACCTCGACCATTTGCATAGAAAGTTCAAAACTGTTCTCAGTGTCAATACTGTTAGTTCTTTGACTAACCATTCAGTGTGTAAACCCATTAAGCTAAAACACGAGCTGTATGTATCACTTTGCAAGGGAACAGAATTTAATAATGCTCCAAGTACTAGGAGCTTGATGAAGCATTTGAGAACTTCGATTTCTTCAATCAAAGTACAAAGCCGACCGAATCTTGTCAGTGTACAACAACAAGATGAATAAGGTTCTACAAGTACAAAACAATTCCCAGTTTCCCAGTATTGGGTTTGAAGAAAGTTGGTTCCAACCCCCaaaacgaagaaagaagaagaaaaatcagttACTATACACTGAAAAACACACCATGAAAACGCATCTTGCTGAACAGCGTCGTGTCAACGAGATGCAAGAGACCAGAAGTTGAAGAGAAAAGAGGGCAAAGCAGCAAACCAGCTTATGAAGGCTAATGCTGTTGATGTTTCAAACTGAACACAATGGTTTTGTCCGCAGCTATTTAGATCGTTGTCTATCAGAACCGTTATGCCTGCCGATGCACAAGCCGCTGCAAAAGTCAGCGTCGATGTAACCTGCATTTTAAACGGAAACAAATCGCTTATTATCTATCTTTTTTCTCATACAATTTTGATAGATTGAGAGGCTAAATGATTCATAGAGTGTGATAATCTCTTACCCCATCACCGATTGCAAACAAGCTCACAAGACGACGGTTCTGTAGTGAACGTTTGACCATAATAGCATAGACGTCAACCATGGNTCGCTTATGCGGACTGCACCTCCCGTGAGAATTGCACCACCTGTCACAATCAGAACCTCAGTGCCCGTTTTTGCTTCTGCACCACCGATTAGAATTAGGAAAGTGGATATCCAAACCGCTGTGAAGCCAACAGTTGATGTAGGAGAAACCCGGATGCCTTTGGTCCAAGAAAAGGAGAGCACTCCAGTCTTGCCTGATACTCTTGAAATTGGAGATGAAGGAATTATAGAGAGTGCGAAAACAGCGGcaaaggaaacagagagagcaGAATTGAAGGATTTGAAAGGAGAACCAGAGATAGCAAGAGAGCGACTGGAGAATCTAAAGATATGATGCCTTGAAGACTGTCTctgggtttagttttttttttgaggttggATTCTGAAAATTGTTACATTAGTAATCATCGTTGGATATTATTATACTCGGTGGATCGAGTAGTTTGATAATCCGAAAGATTTGTATTATATTGGGAGTTTTAAGAGGAACATGGCCATCTCTGGATTGTAGAATTGTATCAGTTTCGCTTCCTATTCAGTTTGTTTGTGTCCTTTTCTATTCATCTGTTACCTATCGTCCTTCCAGTCCAGAAGAACCAAGCTCTTTTGTCTTAAACAACTATGACATATTGGACCGTTTTAAAAAAGATCAAATTTGCAACCTCTGACCATTTGCATAGAAAGTTCAAAACTGTTTTTGGTGTCAATACTGTTAGTTCTTTAACTAACCAACCATTCAGTCTGAATATTTGAAGACCCATTAAGCTAAAACACGAGCCATGTATGTATCATTTTGCAAGGGAACAGATTTTAATAATGCTCCAAGCCTCCAAGTACTAGGAGCTTGATGAAGCATTTGAGAACTTAGATTTCTTCAATCAAAGTACAAAGCCGACCGAATCTTGTCAGTGTACAACAACAAGATGAATAAGGTTCTACAAGTACAAAACAATTCCCAGTTTCCCAGTATTGGGTTTGAAGAAAGTTGGTTCCAACCCCCCaaaacgaagaaagaagaagaaaaatcagttACTATACACTGAAAAACACACCATGAAAACGCATCTTGCTGAACAGCCGTCGTGTCAACGAGATGCAAGAGACCAGAAGTTGAAGAGAAAAGAGGGCAAAGCAGCAAACCAGCTTATGAAGGCTAATGCTGTTGATGTTTCAAACTGAACACAATGGTTTTGTCCGCAGCTATTTAGATCGTTGTCTATCAGAACCGTTATGCCTGCCGATGCACAAGCCGCTGCAAAAGTCAGCGTCGATGTAACCTGCATTTTAAACGGAAACAAATCGCTTATTATCTATCTTTTTTCTCATACAATTTTGATAGATTGAGAGGCTAAATGATTCATAGAGTGTGATAATCTCTTACCCCATCACCGATTGCAAACAAGCTCACAAGACGACGGTTCTGTAGTGAACGTTTGACCATAATAGCATAGACGTCAACCATGGCTAGTGTAAGACTCCACAAGCTCTGCAGACCAGTAGCTGCAACTAGGTAGCTGAATCaccaaatacaataaaaaatctTCAGCAAAAGCCATTAGTCAGTAGTCACCGAACTTAGTTAAGTCATATGAAGCAAACAGATATAAACCTATACACTACCCATCACATCCCATAAATTGAACAAAATTGTTATCGCATCGTGTCTACTACAAACGTTCATTTGTCTCGCACATGCAAATTACACCAGCACCAGAAGACACCTGACGCCAAAATATCTAATAACCAAATTAACCAACTACAGTGACCACATGAAAACTTGACATATATAAGCTTTACATGACCAGTTAAGGTGAAAATCACATTCATTTGTCTAGCACATGTAAATTACACCAGCGCtgtaaagaaaaaacttacGGAAGTAACTATCAACAGACACCTGATGACCGCATGAAAACAAGACATACATAAGCTTTACATCCAACGTTCAAACTTCTCAAATACAGCTCATCTAGTTAGCAGCAATCTCACATCACTGGAcacaaatcttaaaaaaaaccctatacAATTTCTATCAAAAAGGCATTAATTTGGTACTGATTCAGCCTTAACGGTATTAATAAACTCACAAACTTCATCGCCAAACCTGACGCCCGATTTTGTATTGCACATTAGGAAAATGGAATAACATATTCAAGTTCATAGGCATCCCATCAAAATGCTAAAACAGAATGAAGTTGATGATAGAAAAAGGGACTAACCAAAAGGCGGTAACGGAAGGGAAATCACTAGTAGTAGCCATAACAGAGAGAGAAGCAGCAGCAAACAAGAACTGAAAGAAACGAAGAGCAAGTCCAAGTAGTGTTCCAGGCATGCCTTCCATATCATCCATCCTCACCCTCGGCGGGTTAACAACTTCTGTAGCTGCTGGTGGAGGATCTTCCACTGGATGAACCGATGCATGGCTCACATTcattttctcttccttctttaagttctctctctctctctctttcctccaccaacacacaaactcaacacatttctctctctctctatctctttccccaattgatgatgatgatgaacacaCAACAAATCTAAGACTCTTACCCTATTCACCTGTAGAGCATTATTATTCATCAAATTCACCAAATTAAGCCACAATTTAGATTCTCAGTACACTGAATCAAGCAACGAATCAACAGTTTCGCGATAACTTAAAACTAATCCAAGGACTGATTTCAACTAGATTTGGTTGCAGGAGAAGAcgagatccaaaaaaaaagagagcacgCAGATCGAGTTGAGAGAATTGAGTTACCTGAGAGAGAATcaagaagagatggagaaatTGAAAGCAGCCATGGGAGATTTGGGGTAGAGCCGTAGAGGGGGGAAACCCTAAGCAAGCAGATCGTGAAAATGGTTTTTAAGGTTTATgggagagaagaggagaagagtgAGTCANGTAGTAGCCATAACAGAGAGAGAAGCAGCAGCAAACAAGAACTGAAAGAAACGAAGAGCAAGTCCAAGTAGTGTTCCAGGCATGCCTTCCATATCATCCATCCTCACCCTCGGCGGGTTAACAACTTCTGTAGCTGCTGGTGGAGGATCTTCCACTGGATGAACCGATGCATGGCTCACATTcattttctcttccttctttaagttctctctctctctctctttcctccaccaacacacaaactcaacacatttctctctctctctatctctttccccaattgatgatgatgatgaacacaCAACAAATCTAAGACTCTTACCCTATTCACCTGTAGAGCATTATTATTCATCAAATTCACCAAATTAAGCCACAATTTAGATTCTCAGTACACTGAATCAAGCAACGAATCAACAGTTTCGCGATAACTTAAAACTAATCCAAGGACTGATTTCAACTAGATTTGGTTGCAGGAGAAGAcgagatccaaaaaaaaagagagcacgCAGATCGAGTTGAGAGAATTGAGTTACCTGAGAGAGAATcaagaagagatggagaaatTGAAAGCAGCCATGGGAGATTTGGGGTAGAGCCGTAGAGGGGGGAAACCCTAAGCAAGCAGATCGTGAAAATGGTTTTTAAGGTTTATgggagagaagaggagaagagtgAGTCATCTCTCTCTTGATCAGGATAAGGAATTAAAATGTCGAGCTTGACGAAATGGCTTGCTTAACCACACGAGCTTAATTACAATTaaaccatatatt from Camelina sativa cultivar DH55 chromosome 7, Cs, whole genome shotgun sequence includes the following:
- the LOC104700690 gene encoding CASP-like protein 5A2 is translated as MVDVYAIMVKRSLQNRRLVSLFAIGDGVTSTLTFAAACASAGITVLIDNDLNSCGQNHCVQFETSTALAFISWFAALPSFLFNFWSLASR
- the LOC104700689 gene encoding CASP-like protein 5A2 translates to MNVSHASVHPVEDPPPAATEVVNPPRVRMDDMEGMPGTLLGLALRFFQFLFAAASLSVMATTSDFPSVTAFCYLVAATGLQSLWSLTLAMVDVYAIMVKRSLQNRRLVSLFAIGDGVTSTLTFAAACASAGITVLIDNDLNSCGQNHCVQFETSTALAFISWFAALPSFLFNFWSLASR
- the LOC109124701 gene encoding double-stranded RNA-binding protein 2-like, yielding MYKNQLQELAQRSCFSLPSYTCIREGPDHAPRFKATVNFNGEIFESPQYCSTLRQAEHSAAEVALNALSNRGPSHSLAARILDETGVYKNLLQEIAQRVGAPLPRYTTFRSGLGHQPVFTGTVELAGITFTGEPAKNKKQAEKNAAMAAWSSLKQLAKETSSSMPEPENIDELEQVIIARALINYRIKENIGTGSSSTAPVPFAKRFFMQNPRPTSPQPSPATTSRILPFICPKQPSRSSRSLAVPAGVDRIMAAALESRSYQRPQQRFANPGTAAPPYVPMRHLRSPCHGMAPPVTIRTAVPVFSAPPMPPPPCTNNTQLPSSAYVPSLMRTAQPVRIAPPVTIRTSVPVFASAPPIRIRKVDIQTAVKPTVDVGETRMPLVQEKERTPVLPDTLEIGDEGEHYSLKPISESAKAAAKETERAELKDLKGEPEIARERLENLKI